The sequence below is a genomic window from Setaria italica strain Yugu1 chromosome IV, Setaria_italica_v2.0, whole genome shotgun sequence.
ACAAAGAAGGGAAATGACGCTGCAGAGTATAATCGTTGCTGCATACTGAAGTAGGCATCAGTGTGGTTTGACTTCATTCACGAGCGCACTCTAAAGTGCAATGCGCTGGATTTGAGCATGTTGTAGTTCAACAGTCGAGGCTTATTTCCTGTTCTTGTTGTGTTGCATTTTGTCCTGGGTTTGATGAGGTCATATTATCAGTTCTTTAAAATTTCTTTGTCTGCAGCTAGTAGTAGTAGGCCTTGTCATCAGTGCACTGAACTCTTCAAATCTATTTAGGGATTGACCTAGCTCTTATTGGTAAACTACTAGTATAAGTGCATGCATAGTAATCCGGTTTATGTTTTTCTTGTTCGCTTATCATTTCTTTGATCCAGTATTTCATGATTTTAAATAATACAGTGTACTTACACCTGTGGAATGAACCTTTCTGAAACATTCTTTCAACCCAGATTATTGTATTGTATATCGTTTGGACTTTGGAAAAAAAAGCATTAAGGACAACAGCTATTTGTATTCACTTATCTGGAGCCATTTATAGGTGTACATAGATGTGTTGCTTACTCTGGACTTGTTGTGCACAGCAATATGGCTCGCCTTCCTTTATCCACAAGAACCCGAAGAAGGAACATGGCCCTTAGAAATATGATGACTTCCATCATTGTTATTTACTACTATATGTGGTCACTCCTTGCAATGGCATATAAAAGGAGATGTTTAAAAATTGAACAAAGGATAAAAAACATAGAACAAAGGAATGTGCGGTTGAGCAACCTTATTCGCAATAGTGATCCTGCTTGTATCAGCCAGCTTCGGATGGACAGGAGAACATTTTACACTTTGTGTGAAATGCTTAGTGATGTTGGTGGGTTGAAAGCAACACGGAATATGTCTCTAGAGGAGATAGTGGCTCAATTCCTATACACACTATCCCATCAtttgaagaattcaacaataaaagaatttttcttttgaagtgGTGAGACAGTTAGTAGACAGttcaacttatgtcttgtagCTGTTTTAAAGTTGCACCACTTGCTACTTAAGGCCCCTGAACCTATACCGGAGAATAGCACGGATGGTAAATGGAAATATTTTAAGGTAAATGACTTATCAAATAGTTTTTAgttttaagaaaaaaatcctAATTAAAGTAGTTTTGTGACCTTCTTTTATTTGTTGTGTCTTTTATTTCTAGAATTGTTTGGGCGCTTTAGATGGAACTCATATCAAGGTAACAGTTCCAACTAGATTGAAAGGAAGATATAGGTCAAGAAAAGGAGACATTGTGACAAATGTTCTCGGTGTTTGTGCTCCTAACATGCAATTCATATATATATTACCTGGATGGGAGGGCTCAGCACATGATGGGCATGTGCTTCGAGATGCTATTTCAAGGCCAAATGGGTTGCGTGTTCTTCAAGGGTGTTACTACCTTGTTGATGCTGGTTATGCAAATGCAAATGGATTTCTAGCTCCATACCGAGGTCAAAGGTATCACTTGGGTGGTTGGACTGCACAAAATCCACCACACAGTGCGGAGGAATATTTTAATATGAGGCATGCTAGAGCAAGAAATATCATTGAGAGGTGTTTTGGAAGGCTTAAGGGTCGATGGGGAATTTTGAGATCACCATCGTATTTTCCTATAAAGACTCAATGCCGAATAATAATGGCTTGTGCCCTTTTCACAATTTAATTTTGCAAAGAATGTCTGTTGATCCAATggaaatggaggaggatgaCTCATCAGGGGAATCATCAGGGGAAATTATAGAGGGGGAAATGAGTGAACCAGAATTTATCACGTGTGTGTCGACATCTAATGAGTGGACTAATTATCGAGATGTTCTCGCTCAAGGGTTGTATAATAATTATAGGGCTTCTGTTTCTCATTGAGGTTtgcttttttatttctgtttactAAGTTTAAAGcttctgtttttattttcagTTTACTTGTAGATTTGTTTTACAATCCCTTCTAACATGTTAGCCTTTTGTGCAGCTATGGATTTATCTGAGAGCTCAACAACAACAATCCGTGGCAGGGGAAAGAATAAAAGGAAGTGGACTGTTGCCGAGGATGATGAATTGGTTAAAGCCTTGTATGAGATATCTTTGGACCCAAGGTGGGAAGGGTGAGGGAGGCTTTAAGAATGGATATTGTTCAGTGCTTGAGACTCATCTGGCTGAAAAGTTACCTAACTGTGGAATACCTGCTGTTCCCCACATTGAGTCAAGAGTAAGGCACTTTAGAACAAAGTTCGGGGCACTGGAGGTAATGCTTAACAAAAGTGGCTTCAACTGGGATGAGAATAGAAAGATGCTTCAATGTGAAAAAAACACAATATGAAGCACATTGTAAGGTATGTCTAAACTTTACTTCAATGTAGGTATTTCATTTCAACTTGCAATGCAACATTCTGTGTCGATTGCCAAGGTTGAGAAACACTAGTGCATTCCTTTGCAGTATCATCCTGAAGCGAAGGGCCTATATGGTGTTGCTTTCCCTTATTATGATTCATTGGCTGCCGTATATGGGAGTGACATAGCTACTGGTGAAGGCGCAGAAGGGCTTAGCGAAGCAGTTGAAAATATAGAGAAAGAACTTGCAGTTGAAGGTGGTAACcatcaagaggaggaggaggatagaATGTCTAGAGAAACCCCTAGACGCTCTACTGACTCAGCTTCATCAAGCTTGAAGAGGCGGAAGACAGATAGGAAGGGAAAGGATCATGTATCTGCAACATCAAGTGACCCTATTTTGGACATGTTACATGAAGTTCAAGGTGATCTAAAGGGTGTGTCTACAAATATTGGGAAAATGGCAGCAGTGATGGAACGTGAGGTCGCTGTTCAAGAGAAAAATTCTAAAGAGGATCATCAACAGAAGTTAAGAGAAAAGGCTACAGCAGAGCTGCGCAAGCTTGGGTTCACAGGGAGCGAACAAGTCAAAGCTGCTAGTGTGTTTGTGAGAATTCCAGATCAAATGAGCATGCTGTTAACATTGGATGAGACACTGAGGAGAGAATTTATCCTAAACATGCTTGGTATGTGACACTATGCTATTTTGTTTCAACTGTTTATTTACTTCCATACATCAGATGCTAATTTGTGTAGTATTCTACTAGTGTTGGCTATTTTTAAACTCTCCTTTGCAGCTTCAATCTGCTTGAGTTTTTTGGTTTTGTAGAGCAGGAGGATGGCATTGGCAAGTTAAATTCGTTCATTGAACTTTTTAGTACCGCTAGATTGGTGTACTTAGAATTGTTAAATTACAGGTCAAAGGAATGATACATGCATGATAGAATCCATGCTGCTCAACACTTAATTTATCTAGGGGTTGCTTGTTTATATTGGATTTATTGACATACTTGTCATCGTTTCATTACTGCCTTAGAGATATAAGCGTTATTACGTCTCGAGAAGAATTAGTATAGAGCTTCAGTTTTTGATCATGGGATGCGGCTCAGCCTTTTTGTGCGTTTTTCTCTAGCGTGTTAACAGGAAATGGCTCTGCCTCAGTTGGTGTACACTATTGTTATATAGTCCAACCTCATCAAAATAAGTGTCTTGCGTGTGTCGTACATATTGTCGCGTCTGGTACTACAATTATCTTTCTTTTATCTACCCATATCCCTGTGCACATACTGAGACTTGAttcagggtgtgtttggttgaccTGTAATTTTTGGAAAAGTAGCTATGAGCTTAGGCTATGGAAAAGTAGCTATGAACAAACTTTGGTTAGTCCACCAAACTTTGAAGGAATTAAACAAACTTTGGATGCTTGTCGTGCACCCACTATCTCTAGATCAACATGCAGTCATGATGTCTCTCAAACGTGGACTAACCTGTGGCATGACCTATGATTTCTTTCCATCTAAGAAAGGGATGGCACTGCATAGAAAGTATATGGCTCGTGGAGGCATAATGACACACATATATATGCACAAGGAATTGACTGCCACATACTGATATATAAAGGATCTCAGAAAAACTGTGTAGGCGCTCATCCTGAACCAAGAAAGAATTTGTGTAACTAATTTTCAGAATTTGTGTTTATTTACTGCCATACATCAGATGCTTGTTTTCCTAGAATTTGTGCAGCAAATCCATTATGTTCTTTAATTGGATATGTGGATTCCTTATCTATTGTGCAGCAAATCTTTGTCAAATCATTGTCTATTTTTCTTTCTATTCACTGATAGCTCATTACTtgttctgttttttcttttgaagaggaagagagaaggaatAGGATAGAAGGTGGATCAAGATAGGGAGCTTGCATCTTTCCGAGTCTATATGATTAAACTATCCTGTGTGAGATGGAGGTGAACAACAAGTCCATAGGGAGTCATCTACTGCACAATGTGTGAGATGGAGGTGAACAACAAGTTCATAGGGAGTCAGTCAATTATTTAGCTTGGATGTTGAACTTCTATTTAGCCTGGATGTTGAACCTGTTATGTAATCTAGATGTTGAACTTTTATTTTGCTTGGATGAACTTTGAACTATCTGCCGTTTGAACATGGTTCGAACTGCTCCTGGATGGTTGTAGTTCAATCTGTTCCATGTTGATGTTCGGTAGTTGCGGAAAATCGAATGAGCTCCTGGATGGTTGTAGTTTCAATCTGTTCCATGTTGATGTTTAGTAGTTGCAGAAAATCGAATGAGCTTGCTCTCTATGGGTTGAGCATTGAGCTAGCATTGAGCTAGCTATCAGTTAGAGGAGTAAATTTGCAAACTACCTTGTGATACCTGAGTAGTGAACCAAATAGCTGTAACGTAATCCATTACCATTATCGCATCAAACCAAACAAAGGACGTAATCAGTGATTACACCACAAAACCAGTTGTGATCTGATTACGTTTCCCTTTGCGTTACCTGAGCCCCAACCAAACGCCTCCTTCTATTTACCTCCGTAGAATATAGGCCAAGTGCCCGAGTCCAGGTTTCCTCGATTCTAAAACCGTTCGTTTCGATCCCTTCAACTCCCGAAACCGGACAGGCAACCTCCCGCATTCGATTTCACCCCGATTTTGTCCTAGCTGGAGCCATGTCATCGCCACGCCACCAATCCGATGTGACATCGGGCCTACTTGTCATTCCGGaaaggagccgccgccgcgttcgcaGGACCTCCACGACTCGCGCCGCCGTCACCTCCGCGGGCACGAGGACTAGGCCGCCTCCGTTtgtctcctcctctttcttctccacAGAGCAATTGCCTGCTCCTGTAGTCCCATGgatctctctcctccacctccctaTTTTTTCCTCTCCACCGAAGCCATCTCCAGCGGCTCAAGCACCATACCGCGGCCACCCGTCTAAGCTATGGAGttccctccttcctccttctccacGCTCCAGACCTCCTTCATCTCCATCAAGTACAGCACGCAAGAGAACAACTGCTCCAATTGAGGGCTTGCCGGCGCTCTCCGAGACGGCAATGGCACTTCCTCAGTGGATGGGGAGGCGGATGGGAGATGCCGGGGCTCTTCCGTTGGATTTACTTGCATTGGAACAAAATCAACCAATTGCCAAATATATGAGCCAATCCATCCAAATCAATTGTATTGAGAGCGAGCTTGAGCGAGAAATTGGTGGCCTGGGTTCTTATTGCAGCCGCTTCCCTTATACATCACAGAAGGATTAGGCCATGGCTCGGTGGATTTAGTGCTAgcgtgaagaagaggaaggaaggaaCAGGTGATGAGCATGTAGATGGCGCGTGGGTGGTGCTCTCCAGCGTCCGCCGCCCACGGCTGCTCCTCTTACGCTGTGCTCGCCGGTGTCCGCCGCACTCGCCCGCTCCTCGCCTgctcttgttttgttttgtaattGGAGAGGtcgttggtggaggaggaagtcAAATGCTCCTGGAGCATCTTGAGCGGCACAGGTGGCCACGGCCCACCACGCAGATGGCCGGAGTGGCTCGATGACGATGGCAGGCCGGAGGGGAAGAGGAAAAAAACATAATAAAAAAAGACATGTCCACACCGTCATAATAGGATCCATCATTTGCAATGTctaatttgtttatttattttctttgttgccACATCAGCGAAAATCTTTACACATGTCAAACCACCATGTCAGTGCCATGTAGGACAAAACCAGTCTGAATTCAGATCTGGGTGGTACGATTTCATGAGTTGGATCGGACAGTTTGAGTCGTAGGAGAAAACGTATATTCCACGGAGGTAAATAGGACTTTTTCCTACCAGACGTGGGGCAGCTAGCCAAATGTGCAAGCAGTTGTTAGCATTGCTAGAACCCCATTGGAATTCAAAATTCTTATTATCTAAATTCTGACTTTTGATATGTTCTCATTACGATTTCCATGAAACTCCAAAAATGCTGTTAAAAATAAATTCTAAAGCACAGTGCACGATACAAATAATTGTAAGATATGTCCAGAGCAAATGGCTACACACAGAACTAGACCAAGCCATGAAATCCAAAGAACGACATAAAACCATGTTACCAGTGCACAATACAACTAATTGTAAGGTACACAAATCTGTGCATAGTATTTTGTATCGCAGATTTCCAGAGGTACTACTGACTAGCACACATTGAACTTAAGCACTCCCATCAGGAGCACCATGTTCCTGCAACATATATGACAATGTCTTGAGCTCTAAGAAAGCTCAACAAGAACATCCAACAGCGCATTTATCATGGTCCTATTTATCTCCCAAGGGAATCGACACTGGCAACAGAGCAGATATGCATTCAACCTGCCTTTGATTCAAGGGTGACACCGATTCTTATCAAATCGGCCACCAAACTATTACCGCATTTTCAGCTATAGCTGAAAGATAGTCCATATCTTACAATTAATAGGCACTCTTCCAACAGCCGAGACGGGACTTGTGATCGATCTCGGGTTTCCAAGCAAATAGGTCATTTCTTCACCTCATTCATGTGCTTCTAGCCTAGGCACTGAATAGCATATCCATCTTTTGTATCATGATTGGTGATTTGGGTAAGAGTAGCCACGTCCCCTACCCATATATCCATATCCTCTACCATAATAGCCACGACCACGAGGACCACCACCACGGGGGCCCCTCCCTCCTCGCATGCCCATTGGCCGATGCCTTGCCGAGTCACCAAAGGTCTACAACCAAAATGAATATCATAAGCACTGAATGCTAAGAAGATGTGATAAGGTAAAGATACAACAGGTGTCTGCTCAGAACCTCGGTGTCTATTTTTCTCTGCTCAGAGAATTTAATTCTTCCATTCCTCCCTCCATTGTCAATTGTGTTGCACGAGAGAGAATCAAAGAAATCATCTTTAACATACACAGGCTTTGCAGACACGAGATAAAAGGCTAATCAGCATCTAAGGTATTGAACAGTAAATCATGAAAAGCAATCCAACAGAACTGTTACCTTAGCTTCTGGCTTTCTAGGAGATATTTCATCTTCTAGAACATCTTCATAATCATTTAGATCATCATTTAACTGTCCTGTACTTTTACCAAGATGGCCCCATACTTCATCTTTGTTAAACTTCTCATTCATTGCCATGAAATCGAAGTCCTCTGTGAACTTGGTTATGGGACGCGATTGCTGTAGAGAGAATGTTAGTGAAGACTACAATCTAATACAAAACTGGAGCAGAGTCCAAATAAAGTTCTGAATACAGAACAGAGGCATTTAACGACCTGATAGTAGTAAAACAAATGCATTCCACAGTTCAATTGTCCCCCATTTTATGCCTCCAGATGACAAAACAAAGTTTATTTAAACTGCATTGCTTTGAATAAAATATGGCTGATGTTGATGCAAATACTTTTGGCAGACATTTAATGACATGCAACTCTTGATTGGAAGTAAAACTCATAGCAGTATACCCAAACCAAACATGACTAACATATTGATCAAGTAAGTCCAGTTATGTTGTAGTTTTCTACATTATGCTTGCTCAAACTATTTGAGCTACAAAAGAAAGGTGAAAATACCAAATTTGCTTAACTAGTCTTTTATAGAGCTCACCTAGCAATCAAGTGCATTAAAATTTACTGATAGTGCTTTTTTTAGGATGTAAAAATTAGAAAGTATATTAATTGGGTGCCAATAAAAAGAGTTGACTTGAACACCTCAAGAACTTCTAGATTTGAAAagctattactccctccattcctgtTTATATGGCATGATATGACATGGCACGGTCTCCCAAATTAGACTTCAACCATTCGTTTatcttagggggcgtttggttccctttgcttatttttaagcaagtgtcacatcaatgtttagatactaattaggagtattaaacgtaggctatttacaaaacccattacataagtggaggctaaacaacgAGACTTGAAagctattactccctccattcctgtTTATATGGCATGATATGACATGGCACGGTCTCCCAAATTAGACTTCAACCATTCGTTTatcttagggggcgtttggttccctttgcttatttttaagcaagtgtcacatctacgtttaatactcctaattagtatctaaacattcgatgtgatgggtgcttaaaaataagcaaacgaaccaaaccaggccttatattatattgtttatggttataaacttataatcattggagagtacatttgattacaaatccaaccgtGTCAAGTTTGCactacaaaaataaaaaattgttgggtaaattattggtcaaagattgtaagtttgaatcttgatatgcgtgtgcacCTTAAAaacaggaacggagggagtaggaaaGAAAATGTTTCAGATAAACATACCCCATTTCCTCTgccacctcttcctcttcctcggccTCTGTTGTTGTACTGAACATATGAGGAAGCTCCAATAGGCTGATACCAAAGGAATTACAGGAATGAGAAAGGAAACAATCACAATACATGCAGATATATTATGCCTTATGGTGTAAATCCCACAAACAATTGTTGTGTGTGCTCTTTTTGAGGGGTTCCTTTTggaaggtggtggtggtagggCATGTGGGGCAGTTTATGCAATTTTCCTTGAAAACATGCTTTTTATGCCCAGCCTGTCTAGCAACATGCTGTCTAAAAAAATCACTACCTTCTCAAGTACAGGCTTTGGAGCTGGCAATAGGGGCTCCTTATTTCCAGATGGAGCAACCGCAGGTTGTTTTGCCTTCCATTCACGCTGTTTAGCTGCTTTAGTTTCACTTATCACTTGCACATCTTGTGAAAGAACAGATGAAGAAGCAACCTGCGAGGGTGTAGCTATAGACGAAGTAGCCTGAGAGGACGGAACCACAGAGGAGGTTGCCTCAGAGGATGGAACTGTAGAGGCAACCTTGGAGGATGGAACCATAGGAGAGGCAGTTTGCAATGCCTGAGATGAAATAACTGTGGAGGAAGCAGTTGGCAGAAGTTGACCAGGAGTTACCAATGTAACTTGCTCTGCAACATTGACTGGCGATGCATCATTAGCAGAAGGTGACTGAGAGGAAGGTAGATAGGTTGGCACTGAAGCAGCAGGTACACTCACAGGCTTATCACTGGAGACAGATGGCACAGTGGAATCGGGTAGAGCTACTGGCTTACTGTTCACCAAAGAAGGTATGCCTTGCGACACAAGCATGGAGGGTTCAACTGCAGAAATCGAAGGACTCACAGATGGGGGAGTTAAACCCACAGAAAACATAGAAGCAGAAATGGAGGATAACTTTGGCAATTGGCTTCCTGATGATTCAGTTACTGATGTACTCGATGAAACAGGTGCTGACACTGATGTCGATACACCTGAAGATGGGCCTAGACTATTACTATTACTATTACCAGGTTGGAGAAAAGAAGGAAGCTCTGGCATACTTGGAAAGCCAGCTGGTACAGATCCATTAAGTCCAGGATATTGGACAGGAGGCTGCAAAGCCTGTGGAACTGTTAAACTGTGTGGTGGCCGAAGAAAGGGTGGTGGCTGAAGATGAGGAAACCCAGTTGGTGGTGTGTAATATCCTGGCCAGTACATTGGTGGCATTGTTAGGCCGGCGCCATTTGCTGACGATGGCATAGGTGACGAGTTCCATGACTGTAAGCTCGCGCCAGGTTGGTAAGGTGgcaaattcccttgaaatggtGGTGGCATCCGAATTGCAGACGGAGCATTGTGTGAAGTAGCATCAGCTGCTGTTGTGCTTGCAGCAGAAGGCAAGCTTGTAGATGACAAGGCTGGATGAGGATAATGTGACtacacaaaaataataatacCAGTGAGCAAAGACGAATCATCATCTATAATgaattttttgaaaagaaagaatcataaaAGGCAGTTAATTTGAGTAGTCACAAGAATAACAGAAAGTTACCTGAATAATCGCAGGATCATTGTGTAAAGTTGCCAGTTGAGCTGGTGGAGAGGATTTGACTTGCAAATCCTGCAGTAAAAGGTAAAGGTAAGATACCATTGAGAAGATTACAAAAGGAGTGCCAGAAACACATCAGATTAATGGCAACAGCGAATGAGTAGACTAATCACTAATGAAATCAGTGGATCATTAAACAAGATTTATTTGCATTGAAGGCACCTGACTCAGGAAATTAAAAAATACGGTTTTGGGAACAAATATGAACAAAGTTGTTAGGACCTCAATAGATACATTAGGATGTTATTACAAAACCCATGCTCATGCGGAATCACTGTAATCTTCATGCAATTAGGATGTCGGTTAAGTAAAACCACAAATATTGGTGATGAAGTCCTTTCAAGTTATAAGATTTATAATCACAATTCATGAGGTGATACCGTAAACAAAAAAATTTCTAACTATATCCCAACCCAGACAAACATCCTTACAGGGGCAACAGCACCCTCCTAAATTTTCATCAATCCAGTAAACTATACAACATCAGCTGGCCTTGATCCACCACACCCTCAGTAGTTACCAATTTCAGGAGCTTGGAATAGACAATTTCGTTTCTAATTTATGTGATTATAAGAATCCATCTGCGCATTAACCTATGCCAATTAATTACAGGATTAAAATGGACAATCTGAAGTTTACCCTACTGAACAGCGCGAGGGATGGTATAGACCAAATCAATGATGGCACAACTCACATAAATAGATCCCAAGTGCAGTAGGTCCCAAACTTTTTGTTCAGTAGTAACAATAACAGAAATTTAGAAAACCTTAAGGGGTATCTTTACAACCATTACCTTTATATCACTTCCTCGAAAGAGTATGTACTCATATATCTTGTCACTGGCAGGAATCTGTTGGCCATCTTTCTTACGGCCTTCAGTTCCAAATGAGCGAACTGTAACAAAAAGTGACCTGTTAATAAAATCAgaataaacaaaaacaaataacaAAGAAAACTTTTCTGAGATAAAAGAACTATACAATTTAGCTCCAGGTAACTTCTTTTAACAAAATTTCCAGGGAAAAAAGTCCTAAAAATGTCACGGGCTTGGGGAAATACGAAAGCCAATAGACCTCTCATACAAGAGGGACTCTTGGTGTCTTCAAGGACAAACAAAGCAAATGTAAGTTGATGTACACTCTTCTGAAATGCCCAGGGGCTCTAGAAAGACATCATGCTTAAAACCTAACTGGGTTCAGGGAGCCATCTAGGCAGGCTAGACAGCTAAACCGTATAAATTGAAAAGGTTTTAATAAAGGTATTACTCAAATATGCCAACATTAGATAAGGATATTACTCAAGTTAGAAAAGGAATCAGATAGACAAGTACTATATACCAAACTCAACACTTGTCCAAAATGCTACTAACAACATTAAGGTGCTGTTGGGTCATGCGAGGGAGCGGTAATGGAAATGGAATCAGAAACCAGCGCTAATTGTTACAATTTAAGGCAAAACAGattttgtttggttggctcaCAAAGACACCAGAGCTCGCGATGGAATTGTGACTCACGCAAAGGGAACCGACCAGCAGAGGTGAGAAGAGGAATGGGATCGAATAACAGCGGATGAGGAGAGCTATCAAGTTTGTATGGCATGGTATCCATTCACGCTCCAATCCATTGCAGAGCAGACTAGCCAAGCACGAAGCAATGGACCTGATTGCTCCGTGAACGGATTACAGCACAAAACGCTCGAACCAAACAGCACCTAAAGTTTACTATTTGCTATCTAGAAAACAATGAAAGTATACTCCGTGCGATTTTGTAATTCTCATGGATTTGACTATGTTAGGACTGATCAAAATACACCTATCCCCCGTTTATAGAAGGTACAGAAGACAGACCCCGTGCCAACCTTTGAGTCTTTGACCTCTCTACAAGAAAGAAGCATGCCGGTTGACAGCTTGGGCACAGATGGTTAGATGTGCGACAAAACATGCAATCCGACCGTTACAACACGAGGCACACGACATTAAATGGAAGCAACATCTCCAACAAGGAATATAATTTGAATCTGAAGTGGGCCTAAAAATAAGACACCCACCTATGCTGTTGACACTTAAATAGGTGCATGGCAAATCACAGTTTGGCAACTATCATAACGGTACCCTGGAACATGTATCATTCTTGATTTTGGTGTAACTAGACATTCCAAAGTTGGCAGTGGTTCCTAGACCTTTCAGCTTACAGTTTCTGGCACACAAgagttcagaaaaaaaaaggcgcGCAAAGTGGAGCAGGGTTACTCTGAACAAGGGGCTTTCCCTATTACTAACATTGTACAAACCTAGCTTCTAAAGTCGTTAGGACATGCATAACCTCCTCAGCTTACAGCAATTTTCTCTGAAACGGCATATGGGCTAGCTTATCATGATATTTCCCCAGGGAAGAAAATAGACTGTGCAAGATAACAAGATGTGAACAACTTGAAAACCCGTACTAGAAGCTCTAGCCAACCACGAACTTTGCATAACCTAAATTCCGCAGCATTCAGTACTCATAAGCATCAAGTATCCATACGCAGCCTAGTTTACGAAAGGATTAAGAATTCTAAACGGATGAAAAGACTGAAAACCTAACAGAAATCATGCAAAGGAAAGTCCCATAACCTAACACGAATGAGAAAACAGGAAGTGAATCCTTAACCCTGACGCATCCCGCATACCTCTCTCCGGCTGCCCCAACAGAGTAACCCCGACCCATCTCGGAAGAGAAGAGAGGGGGCGTCCTTACCGTTCCTGAGCCCGATGTTGGACTCCTCGGTGTTGATGGTGTAGAGGACGCCCTCGTACCGGATCTCGCTCTTGGACGTGAGGCTTATCACGCTACCGATGTAcgactccggcgccgccgccgccgccgccgccatcgccgccgaccgcgcctaGGGTTTCGATCCCCGGCTCCCTCttcgctgttttttttttctttctctcaccCTAAATTTTTCCCCCTTATTTTTTAAAGCCCTTCGCTAATCGCTCCCCCGCGTCGTCTCCCACTCTCGCCCCCGGTTTCGTTCATGCGGACTCGTGCCGTAGCAACTTTGGAGCCACTTACAAGTAGGTCCCAACGTGGTGTCAACATCCGGACCCACATGGCGGTGGGGCTCGTTGAGTGTGCGTGTTGACGCTCGGGCATATGCGATGATAATCTATTTGTCGCCTGAAGCAAACGCGCAGCGAGTCAGCCGGCCCAATAATATTTCCATTGTGTCCATGTCAGACCGCATGCAGGGAGCCGTGCGGGGCATAggcatgctgcatgcatgcgAGGGGTCCACCATGAGGCCAATTCCCGTgtgcgcatgcatgcaaggggTCCACCACGAGGTTGAGTTGGctattattttttatgtttattcctttttctatttgtttccttcaatttatattttctttttcct
It includes:
- the LOC101760542 gene encoding protein decapping 5 isoform X3 is translated as MAAAAAAAPESYIGSVISLTSKSEIRYEGVLYTINTEESNIGLRNVRSFGTEGRKKDGQQIPASDKIYEYILFRGSDIKDLQVKSSPPAQLATLHNDPAIIQSHYPHPALSSTSLPSAASTTAADATSHNAPSAIRMPPPFQGNLPPYQPGASLQSWNSSPMPSSANGAGLTMPPMYWPGYYTPPTGFPHLQPPPFLRPPHSLTVPQALQPPVQYPGLNGSVPAGFPSMPELPSFLQPGNSNSNSLGPSSGVSTSVSAPVSSSTSVTESSGSQLPKLSSISASMFSVGLTPPSVSPSISAVEPSMLVSQGIPSLVNSKPVALPDSTVPSVSSDKPVSVPAASVPTYLPSSQSPSANDASPVNVAEQVTLVTPGQLLPTASSTVISSQALQTASPMVPSSKVASTVPSSEATSSVVPSSQATSSIATPSQREWKAKQPAVAPSGNKEPLLPAPKPVLEKPIGASSYVQYNNRGRGRGRGGRGNGQSRPITKFTEDFDFMAMNEKFNKDEVWGHLGKSTGQLNDDLNDYEDVLEDEISPRKPEAKPVYVKDDFFDSLSCNTIDNGGRNGRIKFSEQRKIDTETFGDSARHRPMGMRGGRGPRGGGPRGRGYYGRGYGYMGRGRGYSYPNHQS
- the LOC101760542 gene encoding protein decapping 5 isoform X4 gives rise to the protein MAAAAAAAPESYIGSVISLTSKSEIRYEGVLYTINTEESNIGLRNVRSFGTEGRKKDGQQIPASDKIYEYILFRGSDIKDLQVKSSPPAQLATLHNDPAIIQSHYPHPALSSTSLPSAASTTAADATSHNAPSAIRMPPPFQGNLPPYQPGASLQSWNSSPMPSSANGAGLTMPPMYWPGYYTPPTGFPHLQPPPFLRPPHSLTVPQALQPPVQYPGLNGSVPAGFPSMPELPSFLQPGNSNSNSLGPSSGVSTSVSAPVSSSTSVTESSGSQLPKLSSISASMFSVGLTPPSVSPSISAVEPSMLVSQGIPSLVNSKPVALPDSTVPSVSSDKPVSVPAASVPTYLPSSQSPSANDASPVNVAEQVTLVTPGQLLPTASSTVISSQALQTASPMVPTSSVVPSSQATSSIATPSQREWKAKQPAVAPSGNKEPLLPAPKPVLEKPIGASSYVQYNNRGRGRGRGGRGNGQSRPITKFTEDFDFMAMNEKFNKDEVWGHLGKSTGQLNDDLNDYEDVLEDEISPRKPEAKPVYVKDDFFDSLSCNTIDNGGRNGRIKFSEQRKIDTETFGDSARHRPMGMRGGRGPRGGGPRGRGYYGRGYGYMGRGRGYSYPNHQS
- the LOC101760542 gene encoding protein decapping 5 isoform X1, yielding MAAAAAAAPESYIGSVISLTSKSEIRYEGVLYTINTEESNIGLRNVRSFGTEGRKKDGQQIPASDKIYEYILFRGSDIKDLQVKSSPPAQLATLHNDPAIIQSHYPHPALSSTSLPSAASTTAADATSHNAPSAIRMPPPFQGNLPPYQPGASLQSWNSSPMPSSANGAGLTMPPMYWPGYYTPPTGFPHLQPPPFLRPPHSLTVPQALQPPVQYPGLNGSVPAGFPSMPELPSFLQPGNSNSNSLGPSSGVSTSVSAPVSSSTSVTESSGSQLPKLSSISASMFSVGLTPPSVSPSISAVEPSMLVSQGIPSLVNSKPVALPDSTVPSVSSDKPVSVPAASVPTYLPSSQSPSANDASPVNVAEQVTLVTPGQLLPTASSTVISSQALQTASPMVPSSKVASTVPSSEATSSVVPSSQATSSIATPSQVASSSVLSQDVQVISETKAAKQREWKAKQPAVAPSGNKEPLLPAPKPVLEKPIGASSYVQYNNRGRGRGRGGRGNGQSRPITKFTEDFDFMAMNEKFNKDEVWGHLGKSTGQLNDDLNDYEDVLEDEISPRKPEAKPVYVKDDFFDSLSCNTIDNGGRNGRIKFSEQRKIDTETFGDSARHRPMGMRGGRGPRGGGPRGRGYYGRGYGYMGRGRGYSYPNHQS